In a genomic window of Flavobacterium crassostreae:
- a CDS encoding aspartate carbamoyltransferase catalytic subunit: protein MKELSVNHLLGIKYITPNDIDLIFETADHFKEVINRPIKKVPSLRDITIANIFFENSTRTKLSFELAQKRLSADVISFSAAQSSVKKGETLIDTVNNILSMKVDMVVMRHATPGAAYFLSKNVKASIVNAGDGAHEHPTQALLDSYSIREKLGDVAGKKVVIVGDILHSRVALSNIYALQMQGAEVKVCGPKTLIPKFITSLGVSVEPNLRKALEWCDVANMLRVQNERMDVNYFPSTREYAQQYGLDKTLLDSLNKEIVVMHPGPINRGVEITSDVADSKQSVILNQVENGVAIRMAVIYLLASKIQ, encoded by the coding sequence TGAGACTGCAGATCATTTTAAAGAAGTTATCAATCGCCCTATTAAAAAAGTACCTTCGTTACGCGATATTACCATAGCAAATATTTTTTTTGAAAACAGTACCCGTACCAAACTTTCTTTTGAGTTAGCCCAAAAAAGACTATCGGCGGATGTTATAAGTTTTTCGGCGGCACAATCTTCTGTAAAAAAAGGCGAAACCCTGATAGATACAGTCAATAATATTCTTTCTATGAAAGTAGATATGGTAGTGATGCGTCATGCTACTCCTGGAGCGGCTTATTTTTTGTCCAAAAATGTAAAAGCAAGTATTGTAAACGCAGGAGATGGAGCCCATGAACACCCCACGCAAGCCTTATTGGATAGTTACTCCATTAGAGAAAAATTAGGCGATGTGGCAGGAAAAAAAGTAGTGATTGTAGGCGATATTTTGCACTCCAGAGTAGCGCTTTCTAATATTTATGCCCTGCAAATGCAAGGTGCAGAAGTTAAAGTATGTGGTCCTAAAACCTTAATTCCAAAATTCATAACCTCTTTGGGGGTTAGCGTAGAGCCAAATTTACGAAAAGCATTAGAATGGTGTGATGTAGCCAATATGCTACGAGTACAAAACGAACGTATGGACGTGAATTATTTTCCGTCAACCAGAGAATATGCACAACAATATGGCCTAGATAAAACCCTATTAGACTCCTTAAATAAAGAAATAGTAGTAATGCATCCTGGTCCAATAAATAGAGGGGTAGAAATAACCTCTGATGTAGCAGATTCTAAACAATCTGTAATTTTGAACCAAGTAGAAAACGGTGTAGCAATTAGAATGGCTGTAATCTATCTTTTGGCTTCAAAAATCCAATAA
- a CDS encoding ribonuclease Z, whose translation MKVDHKAHAVILKDTQGDLASFILKVTQQYKTFEKQNITIDLLSYKALNNTDLELFLPLAEQHTNAQKSFVIVADAIDFNAVTEALIVVPSLLEAHDIIEMDEITRDLGF comes from the coding sequence ATGAAAGTGGACCATAAAGCACATGCCGTTATACTTAAAGATACACAAGGAGATTTGGCCTCTTTTATACTTAAAGTGACCCAACAATATAAAACTTTTGAAAAGCAGAACATCACCATCGATCTTTTGAGTTATAAAGCGCTTAATAATACCGATTTAGAACTGTTTTTGCCCCTTGCAGAACAACATACAAACGCCCAAAAATCTTTTGTAATTGTAGCAGACGCCATAGATTTTAACGCCGTTACAGAAGCATTAATAGTAGTTCCATCCTTGTTAGAAGCCCATGATATTATTGAAATGGACGAAATAACCCGAGATTTAGGATTTTAA
- a CDS encoding glycogen synthase, which produces MDIVHISAECYPVAKVGGLADVVGALPKYQTAAGENVKVVLPAYDTKFKKENSFENVYSGTIQLGEFAYAFDVLKETTNKLGFELYLVALPEFFDRPDIYSYPDDIERFVSFQIATLDWLVSRDNLPDCVHCHDHHTGLIPFLMQYAYKYQALQSIPSIITIHNGLYQGQFGYDKLHYLPEFDLQYVYLLDWDHCINSLAAAIKCAWQITTVSPSYLTQINQQANGLETLFRSMRYKSKGILNGIDTQLWDPNKDSYLKSNYNTQTFEIGKKENKKALCALFNLDPNQPLFSFIGRLYEEKGADLLPQAIAAVLAQMPQEITVLILGSGNPDIEKQLTALEGSYPRNYHTYIGYNEELAHLIYAGSDFLIMPSRVEPCGLNQMYALRYGTMPIVRKTGGLQDTVIDFGDGGNGISHNQASVEDIIYSIQRGAKLYKDTTAFTKILLSGMLEDHSWERVCQEYLALYNLLINP; this is translated from the coding sequence ATGGATATAGTTCATATTAGTGCGGAGTGTTATCCCGTTGCAAAAGTGGGTGGTTTGGCAGATGTAGTGGGCGCTTTGCCTAAATACCAAACGGCAGCTGGAGAGAATGTAAAGGTGGTACTACCAGCTTATGACACGAAGTTTAAAAAAGAAAACTCTTTTGAGAATGTTTATTCTGGAACAATTCAGTTGGGTGAATTTGCGTATGCGTTTGATGTTTTAAAAGAAACTACCAATAAATTGGGTTTTGAACTCTATCTTGTAGCGTTGCCCGAGTTTTTTGATCGTCCGGATATATATAGTTATCCAGATGATATAGAACGTTTTGTTTCTTTTCAAATTGCTACTCTAGACTGGCTTGTATCCAGAGATAACCTGCCGGATTGTGTGCATTGCCATGACCACCATACTGGATTGATTCCGTTTTTGATGCAGTATGCCTACAAATATCAGGCGTTGCAATCTATTCCATCGATTATTACGATTCATAATGGGTTGTATCAAGGGCAATTTGGCTACGATAAACTACATTATTTGCCTGAATTTGATTTGCAATACGTTTATTTGCTGGATTGGGATCATTGTATTAATTCTTTGGCAGCAGCCATAAAGTGTGCCTGGCAGATCACTACGGTTTCGCCTAGCTACTTGACCCAAATTAACCAACAGGCCAATGGATTAGAAACGTTGTTTAGAAGTATGCGTTACAAATCCAAAGGCATCTTGAATGGCATTGATACACAGCTTTGGGATCCTAATAAAGACAGCTACTTAAAGAGTAATTACAATACGCAAACTTTTGAAATAGGCAAAAAAGAAAATAAAAAAGCCTTGTGTGCTCTTTTTAATCTAGACCCAAACCAACCCTTGTTTTCTTTTATAGGAAGACTCTATGAAGAAAAAGGAGCCGATTTGCTACCACAAGCAATCGCAGCGGTGTTGGCACAAATGCCCCAAGAAATTACTGTTTTAATTCTAGGATCTGGCAATCCAGATATTGAAAAACAACTAACCGCCCTAGAGGGGAGTTATCCACGAAATTACCACACCTATATTGGTTATAACGAAGAATTGGCTCATTTGATCTATGCTGGTTCTGATTTTTTAATAATGCCTTCGCGGGTGGAGCCTTGTGGTTTGAACCAAATGTATGCCTTGCGCTATGGTACGATGCCTATTGTTAGAAAAACGGGAGGACTACAAGACACCGTGATTGATTTTGGTGATGGCGGTAACGGAATAAGCCACAACCAAGCTTCGGTAGAAGATATTATTTATTCGATCCAAAGAGGAGCAAAGCTATACAAAGACACCACAGCTTTTACTAAAATACTACTTTCAGGAATGCTTGAGGATCATTCCTGGGAGCGTGTATGTCAAGAATACTTAGCGTTATACAACCTATTAATTAACCCATAA
- the pdxH gene encoding pyridoxamine 5'-phosphate oxidase: protein MNDLSNYRKSYEKSELLETNVPEDPINLFHRWFHETEEFGGTEEVNAMTVATIGTDGFPKSRVVLLKKFTEEGFIFYTNYNSEKGKAIAANPNVCLSFFWHGMERQVIIKGIAQKTHEMVSDAYFDSRPDGSKLGAHVSNQSEVVSSRDYLEQNLSKLEQEYESIVIPRPQHWGGYLVVPITVEFWQGRPNRLHDRIRYTSQEDYSWKIERLSP from the coding sequence ATGAATGATCTGAGTAATTATAGAAAATCCTACGAAAAGAGTGAATTGTTAGAAACCAATGTTCCCGAAGACCCAATAAACCTATTTCATAGATGGTTTCATGAAACAGAAGAATTTGGTGGTACCGAAGAGGTAAACGCTATGACAGTAGCTACAATTGGTACCGATGGTTTTCCAAAATCAAGAGTGGTGCTTTTGAAAAAATTTACCGAAGAAGGATTTATTTTTTATACCAATTACAATTCTGAAAAAGGAAAAGCAATTGCGGCCAACCCAAATGTGTGTCTTTCTTTTTTTTGGCATGGAATGGAGCGTCAAGTAATCATTAAAGGAATTGCCCAAAAAACCCACGAAATGGTATCGGATGCTTATTTTGACTCTCGTCCGGATGGCAGCAAATTAGGTGCCCATGTTTCTAACCAAAGCGAGGTGGTTTCTTCTAGGGATTATTTGGAACAAAATTTATCCAAACTCGAGCAAGAATACGAGAGTATCGTTATACCTAGGCCACAACACTGGGGCGGTTATTTGGTAGTTCCTATCACGGTAGAATTTTGGCAAGGCAGACCCAACCGTTTGCATGACAGAATCCGGTACACTAGTCAAGAGGATTATAGCTGGAAGATAGAACGATTGTCTCCTTAA
- a CDS encoding alpha/beta hydrolase translates to MPKKHSKPAQSIKIPTLILKSIKIISYLSPKLTTRLAFKLFTSPIKYPMPKRELEMNTNSTQEKRNIPAINKQVVVYHYGKSSRKVLLVHGWSGRGTQLVKIADSLIQAGYATISFDAPGHGKSPKSSSNMVDFIATIQEINKHYGPFEAAIGHSLGGMSVLNAIKEGLPLKSATIIGSGDIVQDILQDFITKLELPPKYALLLKIHFEKKYAGSMADYSAYKAAQKTTIPLLILHDQQDLEVPVKAAQHIYQNAPDASLILTENLGHRKILGDNKVVQKVCNFTQKHS, encoded by the coding sequence ATGCCAAAAAAACATTCAAAACCTGCACAATCTATAAAAATACCTACACTAATTTTAAAGAGTATTAAAATTATCTCTTACCTCTCTCCTAAATTAACCACACGGCTTGCCTTCAAACTATTTACAAGCCCCATAAAGTATCCCATGCCCAAGCGAGAACTAGAAATGAACACCAACAGTACCCAAGAAAAACGCAACATCCCAGCCATAAACAAACAAGTAGTCGTTTACCATTACGGCAAGAGCTCCCGCAAAGTACTGCTGGTTCATGGTTGGTCCGGTCGCGGCACCCAATTGGTAAAAATTGCCGACAGCTTAATCCAAGCAGGATACGCTACAATCAGTTTTGATGCACCCGGACACGGAAAATCTCCCAAAAGCAGCAGCAATATGGTAGATTTTATTGCTACAATTCAAGAAATCAACAAACACTACGGCCCCTTCGAAGCCGCCATTGGCCATTCCCTAGGAGGCATGTCTGTATTGAACGCCATAAAAGAAGGCCTACCTCTAAAAAGTGCCACCATAATAGGCAGCGGAGACATCGTTCAAGACATACTACAAGACTTTATAACAAAACTAGAATTGCCGCCAAAATATGCCCTACTCTTAAAAATCCATTTTGAAAAAAAATACGCCGGCAGCATGGCAGACTACTCCGCCTACAAAGCAGCCCAAAAAACCACCATTCCGTTGCTGATACTACACGACCAACAAGATCTTGAAGTACCCGTAAAAGCAGCACAACACATCTATCAAAATGCCCCCGATGCCAGCCTTATACTGACCGAAAACTTAGGCCATCGCAAAATTTTGGGAGACAACAAAGTAGTCCAAAAAGTTTGTAACTTTACCCAAAAACATTCCTAA
- a CDS encoding NAD(P)H-dependent flavin oxidoreductase, which produces MIKPTLTSLLQIKYPLIMAPMFLVSNTKMVIEGMKSGVAGCIPALNYRTLEELRDSIKELQQAKVAGGSFGYNLIVNKSNIKYKDQLAVLCQEKVDFIITSLGSPEETIAAAHKVGIKVFCDVTDLAFAQKVAALGADALIAVNNQAGGHRGNRSPEELIKELNQNTDLPVISAGGVSTKAELDTMLSYGAIGVSVGSPFIASVESGVSQEYKQACVDYKAKDIVVTEKISGTPCTVINTPYVQKVGTKQTWIERTLNKNKALKKWVKMVRYMIGSNAVTKAATEVTYKTVWVAGPTIENTTEIGLVSEIVARICV; this is translated from the coding sequence ATGATAAAACCAACACTTACTTCGTTATTACAAATCAAGTACCCTTTGATTATGGCTCCTATGTTTTTGGTTTCGAATACTAAAATGGTAATTGAAGGCATGAAGTCGGGTGTTGCTGGATGTATTCCGGCTTTGAATTATAGAACCCTAGAGGAGCTCCGGGACTCTATTAAGGAGTTGCAACAGGCCAAAGTAGCTGGTGGGAGTTTTGGATATAATTTGATTGTTAATAAATCAAATATTAAATACAAAGACCAATTGGCTGTTTTGTGCCAAGAAAAAGTAGATTTTATCATTACCTCTTTGGGTTCTCCTGAAGAGACTATTGCAGCTGCTCATAAAGTTGGGATTAAAGTTTTTTGTGACGTAACGGATTTGGCTTTTGCCCAAAAGGTAGCCGCTTTGGGAGCAGATGCTTTAATTGCGGTCAACAACCAAGCAGGTGGACATAGAGGCAACAGATCTCCTGAAGAATTGATAAAGGAGTTGAACCAAAACACCGATTTGCCGGTTATATCGGCAGGCGGAGTAAGCACTAAGGCGGAGTTGGATACCATGTTGTCTTATGGTGCTATTGGAGTTTCGGTGGGGAGTCCTTTTATAGCCTCGGTGGAGTCTGGGGTGTCTCAGGAGTACAAACAGGCTTGTGTGGATTATAAGGCGAAAGATATTGTGGTGACCGAAAAAATTTCGGGAACTCCTTGTACGGTTATAAATACGCCTTATGTCCAGAAGGTGGGCACAAAGCAGACTTGGATTGAAAGAACTTTGAATAAAAATAAGGCGTTGAAGAAATGGGTTAAAATGGTTCGGTACATGATTGGTTCGAATGCAGTAACCAAGGCTGCTACGGAGGTGACTTATAAAACGGTTTGGGTGGCTGGACCTACTATTGAGAATACTACGGAGATTGGTTTGGTTTCTGAAATTGTAGCCAGAATTTGTGTGTAG
- a CDS encoding ribonuclease Z, with protein MNLTILGCYAATPRTFTNPTAQIVEIKNQLFLIDCGEGTQVQLRKNKIKFSKINRIFISHLHGDHFFGLIGLISTFMLLNRTTDLHIYGPKGIKEIIILQLKLANSWTNYKLIFHELESTESTLIYQDDKVVVKTLPLKHRIYTNGFLFEEKSAPRTLNIAAVQHHNIEKCYYQNIKNGKDITLDTGEVLDNKTLSFDPPKPMRYAFCSDTAYNEALIPLLENVDVLYHEATFLESEAALAAKTMHSTAKQAAAIALKAKVQHLILGHYSTRYKNTTLFAQEAMEVFPDVLLAEDGKSFEF; from the coding sequence TTGAATCTAACTATACTTGGCTGCTATGCTGCCACACCACGTACCTTTACCAATCCTACGGCACAAATAGTAGAAATAAAAAACCAACTATTTCTAATTGATTGTGGTGAGGGGACACAAGTACAGCTGCGCAAAAACAAAATAAAATTTTCTAAAATTAACCGTATTTTTATTTCTCATTTGCATGGGGATCATTTTTTTGGGCTAATAGGGCTAATTTCGACCTTTATGCTACTCAACAGAACTACAGATTTACATATTTATGGCCCAAAAGGAATAAAAGAAATTATAATACTACAGCTAAAGTTAGCCAACTCTTGGACTAATTATAAGTTAATTTTTCATGAGTTAGAATCCACCGAAAGTACCCTAATTTATCAAGACGATAAAGTTGTGGTAAAAACCCTGCCTTTAAAACATCGGATTTATACTAACGGTTTTTTGTTTGAAGAAAAAAGCGCCCCTAGAACCCTAAATATTGCCGCAGTTCAGCACCACAACATTGAAAAATGTTACTACCAAAACATTAAAAACGGCAAAGATATTACCTTAGATACGGGAGAGGTATTAGATAACAAAACACTTTCTTTTGACCCGCCCAAGCCCATGCGTTATGCCTTTTGTTCGGATACTGCTTATAATGAAGCTCTGATCCCTTTGTTAGAAAACGTAGATGTACTCTACCATGAGGCTACTTTTTTAGAGTCGGAAGCGGCATTAGCGGCTAAAACCATGCATTCTACCGCAAAACAAGCCGCTGCAATTGCACTCAAGGCCAAAGTACAGCACTTGATTTTGGGTCATTATTCTACACGTTATAAAAACACTACTTTGTTTGCGCAAGAAGCCATGGAGGTGTTTCCAGATGTTTTACTGGCAGAAGATGGTAAAAGCTTTGAATTTTAA
- the msrB gene encoding peptide-methionine (R)-S-oxide reductase MsrB produces MDYPLHKTEAQWKKELGPEKYQILRQKGTERPHTGTYNLHFEKGTYCCAACAEPLFASDSKFDAHCGWPSFDAALPNKVKTVLDKSHGMLRTEIVCTNCGGHLGHVFEDGPTKTKQRYCVNSLSVAFTQKQNP; encoded by the coding sequence ATGGACTACCCACTACACAAAACCGAGGCCCAATGGAAAAAAGAACTAGGCCCAGAGAAATACCAAATACTACGCCAAAAAGGCACCGAAAGACCCCACACAGGCACCTACAACCTGCATTTTGAAAAAGGCACCTACTGCTGTGCAGCTTGCGCAGAACCCCTCTTTGCTAGTGACTCCAAATTTGACGCCCATTGCGGCTGGCCCTCCTTTGATGCAGCACTACCCAACAAAGTAAAAACCGTACTAGACAAATCCCACGGCATGCTACGTACCGAAATCGTATGCACCAATTGCGGCGGACACCTAGGGCATGTATTTGAAGACGGCCCAACCAAAACCAAACAACGTTACTGTGTCAATTCATTATCCGTAGCCTTCACCCAAAAACAAAACCCCTAA